The DNA region CACGGATTAGATACCGCGTTGACTGTTGGACAAATGCaaggtaaatataattttttgattactGCTGAGATGATTCACTTGTTTGTTTCAGGTAAATTCCAGTTACAGGTCCTCTCAAAGTCCGGACACGCTATTCACGAGGACCAACCTCAGCACGTGTCTGAAATTATAAGCGGATATCTGGTAAAACAGAGATTGGCTAATGTAAAAAGCGGATTTACTTTGCCCCCCATGCCATGCTGTTAAGCATTTGGTTTGGTTTTttaggaaataaatataattacgttttgttttgtttcaaaGAGCTTCTCAACTTAATCATTAAAGTGCTTTAATTGGTGAATGTCAAAAACGTATGTTGTTGATGTTGATGATGTAACTGGGTGGGTAGTTTGGAAAGTAATTTGTTCGATTcgcacaataattttaaaattttaaattatttaatgcatttatgcaagttaaaaataactttccaaactgcatataatataatatacaccCTTTCTGTTATTATATAGTAGTGATTTTTTGCAATATTTAGAAcagttaaaaatttgtcaGTACAACATCTATGTAATTCCTactattaaatacttaatttgtgATCAAACTGATGTAACTGTCccggtttttatttattttttagtttaatatatatatatatatatatatatatagctaTTGACACCCGGTTGTTagaacttaaatataatatacaaaaatttgatgtatacaatgaacaattttacatttttagttttatagaaCAAATTCATGACTTCACTCTTAACATGTGTTGCCTAAATGTCATTTCCGGTTTTAGTACATATTTGAATGAAGCTCAGATTTTGTTCTGATTTAAGATGAGTTTGTCTATTAATGCTTAGTAATTTTGTACAGTATTAATCTGGtgttttatttggtttatgtatataaaaataatttttaaattattttaatatataagttaGAATATGCAATTGTAGTGCTTTTTAATTTCCtcgtattaaatataaaaatgcgtcaaaatttgtaaaaagtcattcaaattgtttaaatactgaGAAGACACATTATTTCCGtgtaaatctttaattattccGATAATCTACTTAGATACATGTGTTATCATGTCTTATTAGTCTGTATTCAAATACGAATacttaatagaattttaacgAAATCGACTTCTGAAGACCTTTGGAGAACTCGTTCAATTCCAATTCGAGCCCGTCAGTTTGTAAATGCAACATAAAACGCTTAAAGCGATGAATTCAAAATACCCTCATCCGTTATAATCTTTACCTATTGGATGGTCAGTCAAAGTAAACATCCTCACAGCAatactaaaattgtttaagaactgattaaatacataattcttCTTcctgtgtatttttaattcttttcaaTAATCTATCCTGATACATGTCGTATCCAAATACGTATACATCAACAGAATTATAGAGACATCAACTTTTGAAATCGGCGAAAGGCCTTTAGAGAACTTGTTGAATTCCAATCGGTTTGCAAATGTAACATTAATCGTTCAAAGcttttgaaattcaaattggTCGTGTCTTTTGTTCCGAAAAAATGATTCAACATCTGAGTATCAATATCATGTGTTCTTTCATTGACTTTGATCGTCTGACGtattgtttttgtataaattatattaatttccttccttttattaaaaataaaaatgcattaagaaatttattaaatcattattaacaaaaacaaataaataaaataatgactaGATTATAACTAGATTCAGTAAATGTcccaacatttaaaacaataaatatttgggattACAACGTTACGTTAAAGAAGTTAGTAAGtaacattaaataagtatttgatttttctcataaaatatcacaataatGAGAGGTAGGTGTATTATCTATTGTTTATGACGGTGACTTCATTTCCTCTTTGATGCATTCTTTAAATGCTTCCCAACCCTTGGTTTCAGGGTATGACTGacaaaacacataaaattattcgaACGTGGTACTACCTTTTGCTCCGAagataactattatttttttattgaaatctatttaatttcctgttataacaataaaaatgcgttaagatttgtaaatttattaattcattattaacaaaaacaaataaataaaataatgactgAATAATGACTAGATTCAGTAACAGTCCCAACatatcaaacaaatatttggcATTACATCATTAGAATTATATATGTGTATAAGTACAAAcgacaacaacaataacagaaatagCAGCAGAAAAAGTTCTTGCGTTAACAAAGTtagtaacattaaataaacacgtaatttttctcataaaatatcacaaaaatgAGAGGTAGGTGTATAATCTATTGCTTATGACGGTGACTTCATTTCCTGTTTGATGCACGTTTTAAATGCTTCCCAACCTTCGTTTTTGGCATacgactaaaaataaatatattagaaatatgatTAATACCATTATATGACTAATCGGAAAATACCTTAAATCCTCTATGTAGACGATCCTTCATAATGGCAATAAATTCACGGTAACTAAGTAATCCATCTCCATCATCATCAAAAATTGCAAATACTGTGTTCACTAAATGGGGACTTAAATTAGTTCCAGTGCAAATTTTTACTGCTCTATGAAACTCATCTAAAAGTAATGCaatgttaaaacaattatggTCGTTTCAAAACACCCAAACAACAATTACCTTTACATATTGGATGGTCCGCCAAAGTATACATCCTCATAGCAATACTGAAATCGTCCAAATTGTTCAAGAACTGGCAAAACACATAAAACTCTTCAAACGTAATCCCCTGTGGATCTTTGATTCTGTCCAACAATCTATCTAGATACATGTCGTATTCGTCGGTATCCAGATACGTATACCTCAGTAGAATTTTAGCGAAATCAACTTCTGAAATAGTTGGAAGACCCTTGGAGAACTCGCTGAATTCCAATTCGAGCACTTCGGTTTGTAAATGCAACATGAATCGCTTAAAGCTTTCGAAATTCAAATCGGTCGTCCCTTTAGCTCCGAAGAAATGCACCAACAACGACGTATCGACCACATGTTTCCTTTGAAGACCTTGTTCATCATCGACGTATTGTTCCTGTATTGAGATCTTTTCTGACTCTCCATCGCTGGATAATCCTCGTTTACCTTTCCAAGCGTGGCTAAATATTTTCTCCATCTGTACatagttttagtttaatgtGACTAATAATTGccaagcaaaaaaaaaataaaacatattagtGCAAATACTAATTCATTAAACGCCAGGACACAGCAACTATCGATTTAGAGAAAACAAACACatgtttttttgaataaaatgttaataataaatacaaattacaaatctaCACACCACTCAGACAAGTTATTGGGACAAACTGAcgatttttttgtattctgAAGCTGACTTTTATAACTTACTGGGAACTCATCTTCAGTTTTTTTCCCTGCCAATAGTTTACGAATCTGTTTTGGATAATAGGTATAAAGATCATTTTCTGTGATagcactttaaaaataaaactgaattctCAATTAACGGTGCGAGAATTTAGTTTTAGGAGTTGAATAGCATATTTGGGGACCATGAGGGGGTTGTGaaacaatatgatttaattcTACTTGAAAAAAACACCACCCTTTTCAAGTCCTAATTGTTTAAGTTTaggtcaattaaatataactaactTACCACTAAGAACTCATTTTTGTCGACCCTTTCGTTACCGTCTGTGTCGAACATGTTGAAGGCTATTCTGAAACCCGATTGCGGctctaaaaattagtttaagtaataactttttataaaaattggtaCTGTTACTCACTTGTCAAAACAGatagcaaaaataaatattccgtGTAAGAAATTATTCCTAAAAACAATTCCGTAAGTTTGATAAACGAAATTGAACGAGATGATTTTTACCTTTGTCCCGTAGAGTTCTGAACAACCTCGGAGAGCCTTGATTTAACGGTGGAGTCGAGTCTTTTAGCTTATCCAGCTCTTTTTGTGTTAGTACCTTGCGTTTTAAACGTGCtgcaaatgttttattaaatggttATTGTTggtgaaattttgaaaaaacgtACGCCTTGGTTCAGCCTCTACAACCGACTCTAAAAAATCTTGTGGGGTCATGTACAACTGTCCATCGAACTCGACCGATGCAAAACGTATGAAACGCTTTTCTCTCGACGTAAGTTTGACGGCTTTCTTTTCTTCTTCCTATAACAAACAATATATCATGTCGATCAATCAAGTGGGCGTTACAGATGTCTTTGCGAAGATGGCAAagaaacaaaatgtttataattcgGGGGGCTGGAACTGATTATACCTGGCCCAGTTGACAAATTGGTGGTAGCAAGTTGTCtcgaaaaaatgtcaattaatgTGACGCATTGGAACGGAAGGGAAATTCCTCGTGcacatttatttctaaaaggagaatttgaaaaaatatttcaaccattttaaattatcgccGATAGGATCTGAGTTGGGTACGGCGTCGGGGCGCTAAAAATGGCATATAGGTTGAAGTATGGGCCACACAACAAGATCCATATTatgaatctaatttattaagtgcCTATCGTGAAAAGTTATCGAGGTGCCCGTTTTCTATGACACTATCACCGTGCTTATTTATAGGGAGTAAATTTGAGCGCTATACGTGTATATGTAGTTCAGGCACACCACCGTATCGTATTACTTAAGTGAAACGGTGTGGGTGTCGGACAAGCACATCCCATTGTTATACACCTTTGTGTTGACGCCGACTCTACCAAGAAAaggtttacttaaatttagcGACACAAAAAACAGTGTGCGCGGTGTGCCTTTTACACTAATTAGAGTACCCGTAAAAAAAATGCCGCACTCTTACAATCGCCTCGTGTCATCTTCATATTCCTCACTGTTTTATGTCTCCTCTTGACTACTGATTgtgacttattttatttaaccacATGCAGTGATGGCCCAGAGATATAgcacgaaatttaaaatttctaagatgaatgttcaattttgacttgcACATTCACTGGACCACAGATCAGTGAGGAtgagtagtttttagtgatgtcgtaaattaaatataaataaataaacacatatttaatcattaataatttttttcaaaataaaagtagctatatttatgtccagctcaattcagaaacGTTTTATAGAGTAAGATGGTACGATTTGTATTGTTTCATTGAATAACTAAAggtctaaatattgctgacaTCGATAAAAACTCAGTGTGGCCTTAAATTgagtgacaaaaattaaattcttgacCTCAAAATAGACCGATTCGACCCAATTTACCTGTATACCAATATGCTTCCTAAGAATGATAAAATCCTTCAAAGGTTGGTTACTGAATGTAGTTATCATGATATATCTCGGAAACTAACAAAAGTAGAATAACGAAAATTCGAAGTCTAACAAACAAACTAGGTTTGAAATGAATTACAAACTGTGCTACAGGGCTGTTGGAGGGGGTGCCAAGAGCACTACAGCAACTGGAATAGCCTTTGAAGACCTGTATATTTCTTAGGAAGCATAgtgatatatataataatatgtggttaatttttgTGCACTCAATTTGGGGACACCCTGTAGACagacaaattggaagaatcagtaaacgaaattttttcttatcttctaaataaataaaaaatgaattaattgagcCATACAATATCAGTGTGACTAGTAGAGCAATCAAACGTTAActgtattaacaaaatatttgaagaaattgcgcaaatgtatattaataatcctCCACAATTTTGGCTAAAAGTAGTTTGAAATGATGAATTATTTGgagttatgttaaatatatatccaAGTGTCCAACCACACCgagtattattttgtttaagatttaatttaagtagaaattatttggCTAACAAGTACAgtagtgtaattatttaaataaaatataaaacatgttaATAGTATATAATTAGAAGTGCGCATTTCctaattatcaataatgtgTGTTATTTCTGTGGTCAGCACGACGTACGTATGATAGTTGTACAAGATTCTAGAAAAATTCGTTACAATTGAATTGTTGTTACAATTTgcatatgaataatttatgactATATAGTATAGTAGAGTTGTTCTCGCGTTTCCaacatcaaatatttacttgaCTTTCCTTTGAAGAAATAACCACCACATCTTTAACTAAATAACACctcagtttattatattttcggGTAGCGGCTATTTTACCTGTTTAAGCTTGTGACATCCATAAATTTCGGTGGGGCAcggtgataaattattttgttgtcacTATAACCCTGCTTTATATATTACTTTCTcggttaattttatatctaggAATTCTATAAAAGACATGCTAACATATTTCACTATTGTTTCCCACTTATACGCTTTTCTATGTATATTACCGCTAcattaaaatgcaatttattaCTCCGGGCTCGCTCTTTGGTTTAGATcagtttagtttagtttagttggttgttaaaataaattgaatgttaaGCAGGAAGTCGCAAAAGCTGCGCactctttaatttattgtgcattaaatagtttttgttaaaaaccAAAAATCGAATCTCAAATACATTGttacaaacaataatttaagagtttgAATTGTATCAGAAAACAAACATGATACGTTAGAGCCAATATTGACATAATTTGGATAACACGTAAATTGATCAACAATTTTCCTTAATGTATcgatattgattattatttggaCGCGCCACTTGTAAATACATCAATCAGTTCAAATGTTGGCGGCGATTTGGTTTCGATTCAGTAtcgataattaataacaactaACAATATTTCAGCCGTACACATTTAACATGTAAAAGAGGCCAGGGATTTAGAACGAgagttttattgataaaacggCGCAAAACATCACATTTTACTTACAATTTTTGGTTGAGATGCTAATACACTATTTTTAGACTGGCATTTGTATGCGGTATATAATGCCACCGTACCACCGACCACACATATCACTGACAACGGTGAATTTTTATTCACCGAACCACCGGCcgatttactataaaatttcacTAAATTTCGATTAGTTCTTTGGAGGATTTTTCTCATGATGTTACTCGCCGTGGCCATTGTCGTTTATCAGCTGATGATATTACTGCATCGAATTCGTTTGGCGCAATGCCAGGAATTTATCATCGGCAGGAATCTCAAGCGGCAATTCCTGCGGAATAATCGCACTTTAACCAATTCTTCACAGATGGCGACCCGTAAAGTTTAATCAATGTTTTATCTCATTAAATCATTACTGTGCACGCACATTTTGTTATTGTACTTTCTgttcaacaataaaattttaatttattcactcaTATTTAACCATTGGCGCAGGGACCTCTGATTTTGttgctatttttattatatttcggTAAGTATTTCATAGATGGCGGCTCAAtctgtttataaacatttttgatcaATTTAAATCTGTAAATATTACACTAAATGACAAAAGTTAAGGGGCACATCTAGTGTGATAGCCCAAAAAAGGggatttttggaattttttttgAAGAAGGCTACTGCaccaaatgtttcaaaatttgtgtttaaataacgaatatacaatgaaattttctagtaaaaattaatcaaattaattttaagtgagTTATTTGCTATCTTCTAAGTCACAAATTAAGGTTCTCCACTGCTACAGTGATAGCGACCTTCACTTTGGTTGAattcaaaacataaaaatttaaatttaggaggttttgtctataaaaaattgaaatttaaaaaaggacaaagttttcaaaaaaaagtGTCGAATTTTGTTCGAAAAGTTGAATTGTTCGAAAAGATgaattttgacttgcttaaattacattttttaaataatggaaaaactgggtcattgtacaaaaataattttattaaaataacgattctttttgatttaaattaattttataattattaagcatttaaacatttcatacctccctttatatagaaatatctttatttacatagtttttaaataatcaaaagggttaattcaatatagttgattttataatttattttataatgtcttGGCCAGCACAGGGCCTagacctcaatccaattgaaaacctttgggatgaaattgattggaAAATCCATGtctaatttcaataaactacGAAATTCAGtagaaataaatatggaaTGATTATACTGCTGTATTGTTGTTATCAAACATATTGCAAGTGACAAtaatatagataattaaacgtacacttttatgaagacaaatgaaaatttctaaaaatatacaaaacaaaataaatttttcaaaatttcaaaatacatgtGCC from Aethina tumida isolate Nest 87 chromosome 1, icAetTumi1.1, whole genome shotgun sequence includes:
- the LOC109594700 gene encoding calcium uptake protein 3, mitochondrial isoform X1, encoding MATASNIMRKILQRTNRNLVKFYSKSAGGSVNKNSPLSVICVVGGTVALYTAYKCQSKNSVLASQPKIEEEKKAVKLTSREKRFIRFASVEFDGQLYMTPQDFLESVVEAEPRPRLKRKVLTQKELDKLKDSTPPLNQGSPRLFRTLRDKGIISYTEYLFLLSVLTKPQSGFRIAFNMFDTDGNERVDKNEFLVIRKLLAGKKTEDEFPMEKIFSHAWKGKRGLSSDGESEKISIQEQYVDDEQGLQRKHVVDTSLLVHFFGAKGTTDLNFESFKRFMLHLQTEVLELEFSEFSKGLPTISEVDFAKILLRYTYLDTDEYDMYLDRLLDRIKDPQGITFEEFYVFCQFLNNLDDFSIAMRMYTLADHPICKDEFHRAVKICTGTNLSPHLVNTVFAIFDDDGDGLLSYREFIAIMKDRLHRGFKSYAKNEGWEAFKTCIKQEMKSPS
- the LOC109594700 gene encoding calcium uptake protein 3, mitochondrial isoform X2, whose amino-acid sequence is MATASNIMRKILQRTNRNLVKFYSKSAGGSVNKNSPLSVICVVGGTVALYTAYKCQSKNSVLASQPKIEEEKKAVKLTSREKRFIRFASVEFDGQLYMTPQDFLESVVEAEPRPRLKRKVLTQKELDKLKDSTPPLNQGSPRLFRTLRDKGIISYTEYLFLLSVLTKPQSGFRIAFNMFDTDGNERVDKNEFLVMEKIFSHAWKGKRGLSSDGESEKISIQEQYVDDEQGLQRKHVVDTSLLVHFFGAKGTTDLNFESFKRFMLHLQTEVLELEFSEFSKGLPTISEVDFAKILLRYTYLDTDEYDMYLDRLLDRIKDPQGITFEEFYVFCQFLNNLDDFSIAMRMYTLADHPICKDEFHRAVKICTGTNLSPHLVNTVFAIFDDDGDGLLSYREFIAIMKDRLHRGFKSYAKNEGWEAFKTCIKQEMKSPS